A single genomic interval of Demequina sp. NBRC 110054 harbors:
- a CDS encoding DUF6976 family protein: MSRSMCTVDEAARRIESGESLLIAGEEALLSQLPEGRWIGGTIPYFVTSEGGQMTRELLRVEALPSEVTEVSIRSYSADDLDRISRDAFVDGFSVIIVPGGSVVHTSFAVEAVELRDHFANPLVGWVAGVHLDELGTRRPRTYAGSGEKGSTAAAVVMHARLAPGKRATAATATMFSPGDGATLTFEYTGFYQDDVLVDGEPRGFAEYLAEVGHDARLPLVADLGGENVNVSIQSVPEDGETVNLYAPVFSGVEYRLAAPVEDLAAAYDAQIPGLTVPPVFAFTCVLNYTYSHLEGRKAGDVVGPATFGEIAYQLHNQTLVYLTIDG; encoded by the coding sequence ATGAGCCGATCCATGTGCACCGTCGACGAGGCGGCACGCAGGATCGAGTCCGGGGAGTCTCTCCTGATCGCCGGCGAGGAGGCGCTCCTCAGCCAGCTCCCCGAGGGCCGCTGGATCGGCGGCACCATCCCGTACTTCGTCACGAGCGAGGGCGGCCAGATGACCCGCGAGCTGCTGCGCGTCGAGGCGCTCCCGAGCGAGGTGACCGAGGTCTCGATCCGCTCCTACTCGGCCGACGACCTGGATCGGATCTCGCGCGACGCGTTCGTCGACGGATTCTCCGTGATCATCGTCCCCGGGGGAAGCGTGGTGCACACGTCCTTCGCGGTCGAGGCCGTGGAGCTGCGGGACCACTTCGCGAACCCGCTCGTCGGCTGGGTCGCGGGCGTGCACCTCGACGAGCTCGGCACGCGCCGCCCGCGGACGTACGCCGGCTCGGGTGAGAAGGGGAGCACGGCGGCGGCGGTCGTGATGCATGCGCGCCTCGCGCCGGGCAAGCGGGCCACGGCCGCGACGGCGACGATGTTCTCCCCGGGCGACGGCGCGACGCTCACGTTCGAGTACACAGGTTTCTACCAGGACGATGTGCTCGTCGACGGGGAGCCGCGAGGCTTCGCCGAGTACCTGGCCGAGGTGGGGCACGATGCTCGCCTGCCGCTCGTCGCGGACCTCGGCGGTGAGAACGTCAACGTGTCCATCCAGTCCGTCCCCGAGGACGGCGAGACCGTCAACCTGTACGCACCCGTGTTCAGCGGGGTCGAGTACCGGCTCGCGGCCCCGGTCGAGGACCTGGCCGCGGCCTACGACGCGCAGATCCCTGGGCTGACGGTCCCGCCCGTCTTCGCCTTCACATGCGTGCTCAATTACACCTACTCCCACCTCGAGGGTCGCAAGGCCGGAGACGTGGTCGGCCCGGCCACGTTCGGCGAGATCGCCTACCAGCTCCACAACCAGACGCTGGTGTACCTCACGATCGACGGCTGA